Proteins found in one Nocardia brasiliensis ATCC 700358 genomic segment:
- a CDS encoding GatB/YqeY domain-containing protein, with product MSIERPPLRTRLRDALSVAMKARDRQAISALRSTLGAIDNAEAVDVGEHRAGSVEGSAVGLGVAEVARRELTESDVEQIVRAEIAERRTVAAQYETHERTEQAAELRAQAEALEAQL from the coding sequence ATGTCAATCGAACGACCCCCATTGCGGACGCGGCTGCGCGACGCACTGTCCGTCGCGATGAAGGCCCGCGATCGCCAAGCGATCTCCGCACTGCGATCCACCCTCGGCGCCATCGACAACGCGGAGGCCGTCGATGTCGGCGAGCACCGCGCCGGTTCGGTGGAAGGCTCCGCGGTCGGACTCGGTGTGGCGGAGGTGGCGCGTCGTGAGCTCACCGAATCCGACGTCGAGCAGATCGTGCGCGCGGAGATCGCCGAACGTCGCACTGTCGCAGCTCAGTACGAGACGCACGAACGCACTGAACAAGCGGCGGAGCTGCGTGCGCAAGCAGAAGCGCTGGAGGCGCAGCTCTAA
- a CDS encoding alkyl/aryl-sulfatase — protein sequence MPFGDTADLADADRGFIAALEPGVVTAPDGTVVWDNDSYDFLRASCPASVNPSLWRQSGLAIKQGLFEVTEGIYQIRGLDLSNMTLVEGRTGVVVIDPLISQETAAAGLALYRAHRGDRPVTGLIYTHSHVDHFGGALGVTTTEDVAAGRCPVLAPAGFMEHAVAENIYAGTAMARRAGYMYGAVLPRGPLGAVGAGLGQTTSVGTVTLIPPTVDITTTGQEETVDGVRIVFQITPGTEAPAEMNFYFPDQRALCMAENATHTLHNLLTLRGALVRDPYVWAKYLTEAINLFARESEVVFASHHWPTWGTDRLVEFLALQRDLYGYLNDQTLRLLNQGYVGAEIAEMLTLPPAVDGVWHTRGYYGSVNHNVKAIYQRYMGWFDGNPAHLWEHPPVESARRHVEFMGGAEEVLRKARESYEAGDYRWVAEVVNYVIFADPANDAAKALQASTFEQLGYGAENATWRNFYLSGAYELRYGSFGTPTKANSPTMLAALTVEQIFDAMALRVDGPKAWNQRVVTEWELSDEKRTHRLELRNGRLTHYERPDGVALPEPDATFTLTKSTLVRVLLLGEDFGVAAAAGDIQIEGDVTKLAELVGVFDAPDPDFTIVTPRGTIG from the coding sequence ATGCCGTTCGGCGATACCGCCGACCTCGCCGACGCCGACCGCGGGTTCATTGCCGCGCTGGAACCCGGGGTGGTGACCGCGCCCGACGGAACCGTGGTGTGGGACAACGACTCCTACGACTTCCTGCGTGCGTCCTGTCCTGCCTCGGTGAATCCCAGTCTCTGGCGGCAGTCCGGCTTGGCGATCAAACAGGGGTTGTTCGAGGTCACCGAGGGGATCTATCAGATTCGCGGCCTCGACCTGTCGAACATGACCCTGGTCGAGGGCCGGACCGGTGTTGTCGTGATCGATCCGCTGATCTCGCAGGAGACCGCGGCGGCCGGCCTCGCGCTGTATCGGGCGCACCGCGGGGACCGGCCGGTGACCGGTCTGATCTACACCCATTCGCACGTGGACCATTTCGGCGGTGCGCTGGGAGTGACCACGACCGAGGATGTGGCGGCAGGTCGTTGCCCCGTCCTCGCGCCGGCGGGCTTCATGGAACACGCGGTGGCCGAGAACATTTACGCGGGCACCGCCATGGCGCGTCGAGCCGGATACATGTACGGCGCGGTGTTGCCGCGTGGGCCGCTCGGCGCGGTGGGCGCCGGCCTCGGGCAGACCACCTCGGTCGGCACTGTCACCTTGATCCCGCCGACTGTCGATATCACGACGACCGGTCAGGAGGAGACGGTCGACGGCGTCCGCATCGTCTTCCAGATCACGCCCGGCACCGAAGCTCCCGCCGAGATGAACTTCTACTTCCCGGACCAGCGGGCACTGTGTATGGCCGAAAACGCCACGCACACTTTGCACAACCTCCTGACACTGCGCGGCGCGCTGGTGCGTGATCCGTACGTCTGGGCGAAATACCTGACCGAGGCGATCAATCTGTTCGCGCGCGAATCGGAGGTGGTGTTCGCGTCGCACCACTGGCCCACCTGGGGGACCGATCGGCTGGTGGAATTTCTTGCACTGCAACGTGATCTATACGGATACCTGAACGACCAGACCTTACGGCTGCTGAACCAGGGCTACGTCGGCGCCGAGATCGCCGAAATGCTCACCCTGCCACCGGCGGTCGACGGCGTCTGGCACACCCGGGGTTACTACGGGTCGGTCAACCACAATGTCAAAGCGATCTATCAGCGGTACATGGGGTGGTTCGACGGCAATCCGGCCCATCTCTGGGAACATCCGCCGGTCGAATCCGCAAGGCGGCACGTGGAATTCATGGGCGGTGCCGAGGAGGTGCTGCGCAAAGCACGTGAGTCCTACGAGGCGGGTGACTACCGATGGGTCGCCGAGGTGGTCAACTACGTGATCTTCGCCGACCCCGCCAACGATGCCGCCAAAGCGTTGCAGGCCAGCACTTTCGAACAGCTCGGCTACGGTGCGGAGAATGCCACCTGGCGCAACTTCTACCTGAGCGGTGCCTACGAGCTGCGCTACGGTTCGTTCGGCACGCCCACCAAGGCCAACTCGCCGACCATGCTCGCCGCGCTGACCGTGGAGCAGATCTTCGACGCGATGGCGTTGCGGGTCGACGGGCCGAAGGCGTGGAATCAGCGGGTCGTCACCGAATGGGAACTCAGCGACGAGAAGCGCACTCACCGCCTGGAACTACGCAACGGACGATTGACCCACTACGAGCGGCCGGACGGGGTGGCACTGCCGGAACCCGACGCGACCTTCACGTTGACGAAATCGACGCTCGTCCGGGTCCTTTTGCTCGGCGAGGATTTCGGGGTCGCGGCCGCCGCGGGCGATATCCAGATCGAAGGCGACGTCACCAAGCTGGCCGAGCTGGTCGGCGTGTTCGACGCACCCGACCCGGACTTCACGATCGTCACGCCGCGCGGGACGATCGGGTAA
- a CDS encoding DUF202 domain-containing protein, which produces MSRAGLAAERTALAWRRTAVAAMLTGALFLNHAVTSGWRPAMLAPIGAALTMAALAGASFARNRSLHSGHYGHGRTVVAVATTVVVAVAVLAAVITVTDPWP; this is translated from the coding sequence ATGAGCCGCGCCGGACTCGCCGCCGAACGCACCGCGCTCGCTTGGCGGCGCACGGCGGTCGCCGCCATGCTCACCGGCGCGCTGTTCTTGAATCACGCGGTGACCAGCGGGTGGCGTCCCGCGATGCTCGCACCGATCGGTGCCGCGCTCACCATGGCGGCGTTGGCCGGCGCCAGTTTCGCCCGCAACCGCAGTTTGCATTCGGGCCACTACGGCCACGGCAGAACCGTTGTCGCCGTGGCGACCACGGTCGTCGTCGCGGTGGCCGTGCTCGCCGCGGTCATCACGGTGACCGATCCATGGCCTTAG